The Alligator mississippiensis isolate rAllMis1 chromosome 11, rAllMis1, whole genome shotgun sequence genomic interval ccccactctgtCTCCTTGGGATCTTGCacaccacagggctcaggtggccatagccatgcctggccccaactacctctaGTGTTACGTGACCCACCCAAAgatgagggctagggttaaggcgcccctacccacctttcactggggtgataactggcctggcatttcctgggggctcccacaccacagagccccaccaggtcacccactcctgtcagggtgcagttttaggtcatgctcaggaccaggagcctcctagccatccgttacagctcctgcccttacctccagaaaGATATATGAAGCCTTGCacccaggcaatgttgctgcctggcctgccagcagcaaactgtcctgtttatatgggcggtcagagatctaaaatggccactgcaatcaagcacctgctggctgcttggctccggtctgaaagtggcaggcactaacagtgccctgccacacaccttcccccttaaaatagtacctgggggaggtttcccctgctgctcctccaaagcaggctcccctcagagcctttgagagccctcaagtggtaAGCACCCCCAAAGGAGCtccgccacacacctccccccttagaaTGACATTTGGGGGGCTTTGCTTGGCTGTCTTCCCTGCTAGCTTTgtcccagcctactgcagcccctgccatgtggcccaaaggtgctccgccacaaTTACCTTTAACCACTGAACTTTTATTCAATTGTTAAAGTCTGAAGGGAGATTTATACTTAAGCTTAACTCTATGCACATGCTGAATTAGGGTACTTGGGTCCCCTATTCATCCTTTGTAACATATTAAGGTGTAGATGACTGATCTTTCTTTAATTCTGCAGTCAGTCACTGTAGTTTATCTAGTTTGTAGAAATGGCAGGAGCCCCCCTTACTCAGACTTGTAGATCCATATGGATTTTGGGGAACTAGGAACCTTAGAGATAAATCCAAGTCCCTTGCCTCTGTGCTGTTGCAGTTCTCCTGCCAAATGCTGTTCCTTGAAATCACCATTGGTATCCAAATCGTAGAGGAAGGCTGCAGGAATTTCGGAAGCTTTCCCCTGCACCAGGGTGGTTCTTTTGTATGAAAGGGGTCAGGAAATCTTTTGATCACTTGCTTCTTCACCAAACAACATGCTATACTCCTTGAAAAGGAGAATCTGTATGGCCAAAGACATGTGGCTTAGTACAACGAAggtaaaaaaatactaaaaagcCAAAATAATCTGTTTGTTTAACCACCATGCTAAATGTTGCCATTATGCTGCATTATTTTTATGCAAAAGTAATCATTAATACTCTCTGTAAAGGTTTACTTCTTGAATCCACTGCTCATTTGATTTCTAATGTAGTAATCCATCTTAGGCATTACCAGCTTTCAAATATTTCCTGCCTGTAATAAAACtgatttggttttgctttctaaAGATGTATTACACCACTTCTCTAATAAGATTTAGGCTTACTTAATTCTGTCCAAGTTCTCTAGTCTATCTGTTTTCAAAGCTAATGGATAGTCTCATTTTGCCTTCACTTGTAGTGCAATTAGTTCAACTTATCCAATATATAAATGCAGGCTTACACAACACAGACCATACTTAACGTTTTCTTGGCTCGCTGCTTCTACATTTCTAGCCAGTATTTCTTTTAACTTTATCTTTTGAACACATACTGTAGTAACTTGCTCTTTGGAATTGCAGGCACTCCTTTTTGACCTGCATATAGCAATTTTTTGACCTGCAATAGTAATTGTTGAAATAGAACAACTGAGTTACAGGGTGTCAGGAAACAGAAAAGTAACTATGTTTGTCTAGTTTATGCATTCAATGTTTTTCCAGATGGAGGCAGAATCCATTAATTTGTTTGCGAATGAAAAAAATAAccaacctttaaaaaataaacaagcaaacaaactcccccaccccaaaacaaacTAATTTTGAAATTAACACCTTTAAATGAGTGTCAGTACCTCCTCCACTTCTGTATGGGATACATAAGCCTCATGAAGTGCAATGCATTTGTAATACACATCGCAGTGCACACATATAAAAGTAAAATACATGATATTGCAAATGTAGTTCCTCTCCAGCAGAGAGGATGAAGTACATGCAATGGATATATCAGGCTTATAACTGAATATAAAACTGAAAGCTGTTCAAACTTATAGGTACTGAGAATGGTACAAGAACCTGAACAGAATTAGAAAGGTCCCATGGAATAGGACACTGGGGGTTATATAAACAGGGGAAGAGGCCACTGGCTCAGCACTCACGTAGATAAAATAAGTACAATCATACAAGGGTTCTAAAGTTGTAGTAGCTACTATTTTGGCCTACGTGCTTCATTTGGTACTGAGCAAGGAGGTAAGGCACAGTCTTACATGGTGAGTAGGGTGGATATCTTCCACTCAGCCCTTAGCAAGAGATCTCTCTCAATTCCAAGTTCTTTGGTTGTGTGTCAATTTCCTGTGGTTCATTCTTTATGAACAGGGCTTTTAAATACCTTAGAAAGATATAATGAATTGTATCATTCAGTAGTGATACATCACCACTATAATCTTTATTTTAAGATCTTATTTGATAGACAGGTTGTACATGAAGCTAAACCTTTTGTAACAGTATTGAATTGGCTAATAAATTGTAGCTGGCTGAGCAGCAAGTCAGAATTCTTCATTCATGCAGGAATGCCTTTGAAACCTATTCTGTAACTAGCAGAAAGTAGGCACAGTAAGACAGATAGATATAGCATGCCTTCCATACCAACGACTTGGTCCTGATGCAATTATTTTCCGAAGTGCTATAGATTTCAGTGGGAGTGGAACTGACCCCTCAACAAGCAAACTGTTGAACTCTGTAGTGCTCTGCAGAAGACATAAATAGTCTTCTAACGACTACAGCACAATGTAAACTCTGCCTGACTACAAGCACATTGTATTAGTTTATAATAAAAGCAAACATTCATTAAGTTGTCTGTTGATGGCATTATAAATCCTTTCAGAAAGAGCCATGCTCTTCATAGTGGAATGTGATAAAATGTTAGTAgccaaaatggaaagaaaaaaaaaaaagtagttaagAATTCTATACCCCAGGCTGAGCATGTCATGGAGACTTGGGGTATTTGTGAAGAAATGGGGCCCTAGAAGAATGCTAGGAAAGCCCAACCTGGCACTCACTAGAAACCTAGGAGCCTCTTAGCTTCTTCTCAGGAATAGCAGCATCACACATGTTCTTGTGAAACCGAAACAGTTATTGGGAGACAGAGCAAAACTACAAAGAAACAAGGGGGCCCAATTTTATGGTTCACCACTCTATCATCAGTGCCTATTTTGCATGGGAAGACAAGATGTGTGTTAGAAAGGGGACTTTCTGAAATATTCCCTACTAAGTGAATATCTTTTGAGTGAGGGGGGaggacagggggaagggaagagtgagAGAAGAAGCTGCAAATGACCTTCCTTGAGATCCCTCTAGCTTCCTGGACAGATGAAAGATAATGAATTTTTCTCTGTAGCTGCATGAGTTAGCACCTCCTGTTCTGGAGTTCTAGAACAGTTTCTCAAAACAAAGAGTGCGTTTTccaaaaaaaacctaaaactagttttagcTTTGTGAACTGGATTATTTAGCATCATTATCTACAATAGCAGAGTACTgggctggatgactggaagaggctTCCTAAGTCTCAAGACAATTCACTTAAGCTCCAATGTATTTAAGACTTACCTGTTTTTCTACCAATCAGGGCTTCTGCATTAAATGAATATGCATTTCAGTCACTTATCTTTCAACTATTAATTTTACCTTGAAGTCGCTCATCAGTAATTATTTTGTTAGTTTGATTCCAAGTACTGTCGATAAAGATTATTTTCTTCAGTCCAGTGCCTTCACTTTTGTTTGCCTTGCATTCATTTATGTTTTGTTGTTCTGATTCTATCCGTGCTTGCTTGAGAAGTGGTTCTGCTGTAGAATCATCATCTTCGCCACAAACATTTTTCTTAGTATTTCTTTGCAGATGGAGACCAAGATCTTTAAGTGAAATTGAGTTGGGACCAGGAAAGATGAGCACCATcttaaataatgaaaaatacaagGATCCGAATGTCATATTGAAGGAAATTTAAAGCGTCTAGTAAAATGTTTAGAATAATTTCATTAAAATTGAAAaagtaaaactttttttcttacaTCAAAGAATTTAAATTAATCTGAATCAATAAGAGTGAAAGGGAATCTCTCTTTAAATAACATCTTTGTTACATTTATAACATTTCTGTACCTATTAAAATATATCCATTACTTAATCAAGTATTTTCTGTGGGAGAAGctattttttcagattttttatgTAACGCAGGGTTCCTTGGGAAGATGTCCAAATTCCATTTTTTATTATGGACTTATGGGCCAGGGTATAAACTCAGGAATATTTGTTGTCCTTAGTTAATTCACTACATTTGAGACTACACTAGATCATTTATGCTGACCAGTAGGACTACTGCTATTcctgcactttttaaaaaatctcactTCTGCACCTTCCTAACTTCCATCTTTTGTGGCTACCTCTGTTCTTTCCTTGACCAATTCCTTTCATCATGTGATCACCACTGAAATAGTAAATGGCAACAATGAAAGTGCTAATTCTGAATCCTAATTTGACATCCCCCAGCTGTGTTTTTGGAGTTTACACTCAATTTTTTTCAGGCTCTGTGCTAAAGAACAAAACACTGCCCAGGTGCTTGGTAGTGCTagaagatttttaaaagaacagaagCTTATATTTTTCAGAACCTGAATATGCTAAGCAAGCCACATAACTACATCAAGGGAATGAATCAGGCCAGTAGCCTAGATGACTGATACTTTTGCTCTATGTAGTAAGTAAAATACTCCTCCCTATGCAGTGAAACATATCCTTTCCACCTGAGGACAAAAAAATATTGTGAATGTAACCGAATCAGTGCGATTAGGCTGTGCATGTGGGTGGTGCCTGCTTCAGGTTCTGCCAGAGCCCATACACCCTCTTTACCTTGCATGGATACGTTCTAGTGGGTGTGGGTGGAGTGGAAGTGATTACTGGAGGAACATGTGCAGTGTGATTAGATCTGATCCTCCCTAAGAAGGAGGATGGAGGACAGGTGGAGGCTGGAGGACAGGCAGTTGAGCACTTCTCCAGCAAAAAGCCTTGTTATATGCATAGAATTTCCTTACTTCATGTCTTTTTTCTTCATATTCAGGAATGCAAGGGTATGTGTAAATCATAACATCTTCAGGGGCCAGGAGCTTAGCATGTACAGCAGTGCTTTTGCCATCATTTTCATTTGGGTGTTTAATGATGTCAATCTTCAAAGGCAGCTACAACAGGAGATAAATGCACAAGTTAAGCCTAGATAAACATGTCACCTAGTGCTGCCACTAAAACCAGGAAAAGTTCCCTTAAAAAAGAAAGTTTGTAAGACAGAGCAAATTTTGTCCCCTCCCTGCATATCTAACAAGTATATACAGAAAATACTAACCTTCACAACTGGAATTTGTTTGGTGGGGACAGTTTCAACTGGAACATAACATGAATAACAATAGAACATCCTGGAACTCCCACATTTTGGACACTTTGATCTCCCACTCTTTTGGGCCTTTTCAAGAACTTCATGGGATGCTATCTGTAAGTTTTGAAGTGGGTTATCTTGCAAAGATGTAGTCTGTGATTCTGGGTTTTTCagacattcaattttttttttaaatccccgaTGGCTTTCTTGATTTAATAGTGTTGGCGAATTTAATGACATCTTTGGTTCAAACctatgaaaaaaaacaactgtaTCTGAGATATTATCAAATTAATCAGTTTAGAAGAGTTATTCTGTGTgatctttttaaaaacacacttgTCTCAGAGCAGAAATCTCTCATATTGGATCAATCTAATCCAGaagacatcatcatcatcattt includes:
- the DTWD1 gene encoding tRNA-uridine aminocarboxypropyltransferase 1; amino-acid sequence: MSLNSPTLLNQESHRGFKKKIECLKNPESQTTSLQDNPLQNLQIASHEVLEKAQKSGRSKCPKCGSSRMFYCYSCYVPVETVPTKQIPVVKLPLKIDIIKHPNENDGKSTAVHAKLLAPEDVMIYTYPCIPEYEEKRHEMVLIFPGPNSISLKDLGLHLQRNTKKNVCGEDDDSTAEPLLKQARIESEQQNINECKANKSEGTGLKKIIFIDSTWNQTNKIITDERLQGLLQIELKTRKTCFWRHQKGKPDTYLSTIEAIYYFLVDYHQEVLKEKYKGQYDNLLFFYSFMYTLIKNARSSTRKE